A window of the Nitrosopumilus ureiphilus genome harbors these coding sequences:
- a CDS encoding fibronectin type III domain-containing protein, whose product MEKKIIFSILFAICITSIQIAYAEPEFAFKFGSLGSDNDELDTPTDVIVDKNGKNVYVVDNKNNRVNVFENDGDDDFRYGSFCDIVVIQNCNNNADGAEVAGDGQFNDPISIARDALGKFFVVDSDNSRVQIFDDDGEFQSKFGSSDSGIDEYLGSAKGIVVQESTRNILVSDIERDSISVFDSTGDFLFKFDSFDGNDDFRNPTYMVINNSEEMLYVADTGNDRIVIFQLVDGTTCPSGTDESVDGVCFVKQFGSAGNDNGEFDDPSGLAFDSNSNLLYVADTDNNRVQAFEIINGTTCPSGTEEIVDGVCFVEKFGSVGTSDGKFDSPMGIALDTKNELLFVTDSDNNRVQAFNINPEPDVLIPNKPDNLNAFPISPTSIIISWEEPEMDKNVPTISGYKIEYKIGSGEFIMITDNTKSTTTSFVHKGLDSKSTYHYRVYSINSEGTSVASSIISMKPAHTTTPAALTATAISPNQIKLSWFPPSETFGQTVAGYEIKREIIPGVYDNLGDTNSDTMTFIVSDLVTDKKYTFAVSAKIGFGSTQESNTASATPREDSVNTSEVPLTSEQVQMKVSTPPIKLTASIVSSSQVNLSWSPPVNDGNTPIVGYKIEVKKDGNSYTTLVENTQSTTRSYSHTNLITNVKYTYKVSAINIVGTSEPSNEFSVTPRSTNVQINPLGKLTIDEGKILSFTVKLQDNSVKDVVFSLEKNSPVGAKIISNTGMFLWTPSTFDGGKTYTFDVVAKKDGLSDRETITITVNDIVDNSQPVTVPELIMEPKELGLALFVDETKDPQSYVDRYNNEASYKKWFDDNFSEYDSIYQAVGLDEPLQIPALFVDETKDPQSYVDRYNNEASYKKWFDDNFSEYDSIYQAVGLDEPKVVEKKFGICGPGTNLIEGVCTIVEKPAVKPWWQFW is encoded by the coding sequence TTGGAAAAAAAAATAATTTTTAGCATACTATTTGCAATTTGTATAACATCTATCCAAATTGCATATGCAGAACCAGAATTTGCTTTCAAATTTGGTTCATTAGGTTCAGATAATGATGAACTTGATACTCCAACTGACGTGATAGTGGATAAAAATGGAAAAAATGTCTATGTTGTAGATAACAAAAACAATAGAGTAAACGTCTTTGAAAACGACGGAGACGATGACTTTAGGTATGGCTCATTTTGTGATATTGTAGTAATTCAAAATTGTAATAACAATGCAGATGGGGCAGAGGTAGCAGGAGACGGTCAATTCAATGATCCAATCAGTATTGCCAGAGATGCATTAGGAAAATTTTTTGTTGTAGATTCAGATAATTCCAGAGTTCAGATATTTGATGATGATGGGGAATTTCAATCAAAATTTGGTTCATCAGATAGCGGTATTGATGAATATCTTGGTTCAGCTAAAGGAATCGTAGTGCAAGAATCAACTAGGAATATTCTAGTTTCAGATATCGAAAGAGATTCAATATCTGTGTTTGATTCTACAGGTGACTTTCTATTCAAGTTTGATTCATTTGATGGAAATGATGATTTTCGAAATCCAACTTACATGGTAATTAATAACTCTGAAGAAATGCTATATGTTGCAGATACAGGAAATGATAGAATAGTTATTTTTCAGCTAGTTGATGGTACAACATGTCCTAGTGGGACAGATGAATCAGTTGATGGTGTTTGTTTTGTAAAACAATTTGGTTCTGCAGGTAATGACAATGGAGAGTTTGATGATCCATCAGGGTTAGCATTTGATTCCAACAGTAATTTGCTATATGTTGCAGATACAGACAATAACAGAGTTCAAGCATTTGAGATAATTAATGGTACAACATGTCCTAGTGGAACTGAAGAAATAGTTGATGGTGTTTGTTTTGTTGAAAAGTTTGGTTCTGTAGGAACAAGTGATGGAAAATTTGATTCTCCCATGGGAATAGCACTTGATACAAAAAATGAACTGTTGTTTGTGACTGATTCAGATAATAACAGAGTTCAAGCATTTAACATAAATCCAGAACCAGATGTTCTCATTCCAAATAAACCAGATAATCTAAATGCATTTCCAATTTCTCCAACTTCAATAATAATTTCATGGGAAGAACCTGAAATGGATAAAAACGTACCAACAATTTCAGGATACAAAATAGAATATAAAATTGGTTCAGGAGAATTTATCATGATCACTGATAACACTAAAAGTACAACTACATCATTTGTTCACAAAGGACTTGATTCAAAGTCAACCTATCATTATCGTGTATACTCTATTAATTCAGAAGGAACAAGTGTTGCATCATCAATTATTTCAATGAAACCAGCACATACAACAACTCCTGCAGCATTAACTGCTACAGCAATATCACCTAATCAGATAAAACTTTCATGGTTTCCACCATCAGAAACTTTTGGACAAACAGTTGCAGGTTATGAAATAAAACGAGAAATCATACCAGGAGTTTATGATAATCTAGGAGATACAAATAGTGACACTATGACATTTATTGTTAGTGATTTAGTAACTGATAAAAAATACACATTTGCAGTAAGTGCAAAAATTGGATTTGGTTCAACACAAGAATCAAACACAGCGTCTGCCACCCCCAGAGAAGATTCTGTTAATACATCCGAGGTACCACTAACATCAGAGCAGGTACAAATGAAAGTTTCCACGCCGCCAATAAAATTAACAGCATCTATAGTTTCTTCAAGTCAAGTCAATTTATCATGGAGCCCACCAGTAAATGATGGAAACACACCAATTGTTGGCTACAAAATAGAAGTGAAAAAAGATGGGAATTCATATACCACATTAGTTGAAAATACTCAAAGTACAACTAGATCATATTCACATACAAATCTAATTACAAATGTAAAGTATACTTACAAAGTTTCAGCAATCAATATTGTAGGAACAAGTGAACCATCAAACGAATTTTCTGTCACACCAAGATCAACAAATGTTCAAATCAATCCATTGGGGAAACTTACAATAGATGAAGGAAAAATCCTGTCATTTACAGTCAAGCTTCAGGATAATTCTGTCAAAGACGTAGTGTTTAGTTTAGAGAAAAATTCACCAGTAGGTGCAAAAATTATATCAAATACAGGCATGTTTTTATGGACCCCATCAACATTTGATGGTGGAAAAACTTACACATTTGATGTGGTAGCAAAAAAGGATGGACTTTCAGATAGAGAAACAATCACAATTACGGTAAATGACATTGTTGATAATTCACAACCAGTAACAGTGCCTGAACTAATAATGGAACCAAAAGAGCTTGGACTAGCTTTATTTGTTGATGAAACAAAAGATCCGCAAAGTTATGTTGATAGATACAACAATGAGGCAAGTTACAAAAAATGGTTTGATGATAATTTTTCAGAGTATGATTCAATTTATCAGGCAGTAGGTTTGGATGAACCACTGCAAATTCCAGCTTTATTTGTTGATGAAACAAAAGATCCGCAAAGTTATGTTGATAGATACAACAATGAGGCAAGTTACAAAAAATGGTTTGATGATAATTTTTCAGAGTATGATTCAATTTATCAGGCAGTAGGTTTGGATGAACCTAAAGTTGTAGAGAAAAAATTTGGGATATGCGGTCCTGGAACAAATCTGATTGAAGGAGTTTGCACAATTGTTGAGAAGCCAGCTGTAAAGCCTTGGTGGCAATTTTGGTAA
- the trxA gene encoding thioredoxin has translation MSEDPEIQKIMKKKLAEILNQKNQPKIEPGIIDLNGSNFDHVVSAENPTLVDFWAEWCGPCKSMHPVFESISKKYPNVKFARVNVDQNQNISMKFGIQSIPTFIMFKSGQIVDKMMGAVGAPGIHMICKKHSQ, from the coding sequence ATGTCTGAAGATCCAGAAATTCAAAAAATAATGAAAAAAAAATTAGCTGAAATACTCAACCAAAAAAACCAGCCTAAAATTGAGCCAGGCATTATAGATTTGAATGGATCTAATTTTGATCATGTAGTATCGGCTGAGAACCCAACATTAGTTGATTTTTGGGCAGAATGGTGTGGTCCATGCAAGTCTATGCACCCAGTATTTGAGAGCATCTCAAAGAAATATCCTAATGTGAAATTTGCCAGAGTAAATGTAGATCAAAATCAAAACATTTCAATGAAGTTTGGCATACAATCCATTCCAACATTCATTATGTTCAAGTCAGGCCAGATTGTGGATAAAATGATGGGAGCTGTAGGAGCTCCTGGAATTCATATGATCTGCAAGAAACATTCTCAATAA